A single genomic interval of Methylophilales bacterium MBRSF5 harbors:
- the mogA gene encoding molybdenum cofactor biosynthesis protein MogA (forms a trimer; related to eukaryotic protein gephyrin; functions during molybdenum cofactor biosynthesis): protein MGKKFIKIGLVSISDRATKGEYEDLGLPHLKEWCKQAIIDEIIFIEKLIPDEFELIKSTLIDLADIDQCHLILTTGGTGPSQRDVTPDATEAVADKIMPGFGEQMRQISLNFVPTAILSRQIAVIRNRALIINLPGQPKAIKETLEGLKNKNNETTVPGIFAAVPYCIELIGGPIIKTNDDIVKAFRPKK, encoded by the coding sequence ATGGGAAAAAAATTCATTAAGATTGGTTTAGTTTCAATTAGTGATCGAGCAACAAAAGGTGAGTATGAGGATCTGGGTCTACCCCACCTAAAAGAATGGTGCAAACAGGCGATTATTGATGAAATTATTTTTATAGAAAAACTAATCCCGGATGAATTTGAACTTATTAAATCAACATTAATTGATTTAGCAGACATTGACCAATGTCATTTAATCCTCACCACTGGAGGAACTGGTCCTAGTCAAAGAGACGTGACACCAGATGCCACCGAGGCTGTTGCAGATAAGATTATGCCAGGGTTCGGTGAGCAAATGAGACAAATTAGTCTTAATTTTGTGCCAACCGCCATTCTGTCCAGGCAAATTGCTGTGATAAGAAATAGGGCTCTTATTATCAATCTTCCTGGACAACCAAAAGCAATCAAAGAGACTCTTGAAGGTTTAAAAAATAAAAATAATGAAACAACTGTGCCAGGAATATTTGCTGCTGTACCATACTGTATAGAGCTCATTGGAGGCCCAATCATTAAAACGAATGACGATATCGTTAAGGCTTTTAGGCCAAAAAAATGA